The following proteins come from a genomic window of Enterobacter chengduensis:
- the glnE gene encoding bifunctional [glutamate--ammonia ligase]-adenylyl-L-tyrosine phosphorylase/[glutamate--ammonia-ligase] adenylyltransferase, with product MPLSSQLQQQWQTVCERLPESLPASSLSEQARSVLAFSDFVQESITANPDWLAELENAPPQADEWRQYAGWLHTALAEVADEASLMRVLRQFRRRVMVRIAWAQSLALVSEESTLQQLSELAQTLIVAARDWLYAACCKEWGTPCSEEGVPQPLLILGMGKLGGCELNFSSDIDLIFAWPENGSTRGGRRELDNAQFFTRLGQRLIKALDQPTQDGFVYRVDMRLRPFGDSGPLVLSFAALEDYYQEQGRDWERYAMVKARIMGDSDDAYANELRAMLRPFVFRRYIDFSVIQSLRNMKGMIAREVRRRGLKDNIKLGAGGIREIEFIVQVFQLIRGGREPSLQSRSLLPTLSAIEQLHLLPDGDAQTLREAYLFLRRLENLLQSINDEQTQTLPGDDLNRARLAWGMRVENWSTLIERLDEHMAGVRRIFNDLIGDDESESPDDAISEHWRELWQDALQEDDTTPVLTHLTDDARHRVVALIADFRLELNKRAIGPRGRQVLDHLMPHLLSEVCSRADAPVPLSRMMPLLSGIITRTTYLELLSEFPGALKHLISLCAASPMVANKLARYPLLLDELLDPNTLYQPTATDAYRDELRQYLLRVPEEDEEQQLEALRQFKQAQMLRVAAADIAGTLPVMKVSDHLTWLAEAIIDAVVQQAWVQMVARYGQPKHLADREGRGFAVVGYGKLGGWELGYSSDLDLIFLHDCPVDVMTDGEREIDGRQFYLRLAQRIMHLFSTRTSSGILYEVDARLRPSGAAGMLVTSTESFADYQKSEAWTWEHQALVRARVVYGDPQLKTQFDAIRKAVMTTVREGSTLQTEVREMREKMRAHLGNKHRDRFDIKADEGGITDIEFITQYLVLLHAHDKPKLTRWSDNVRILELLAQNDIMDEQEAQALTRAYTTLRDELHHLALQEQPGHVALDRFVAERAQVTASWQKWLVEPCVTNQV from the coding sequence ATGCCGCTTTCTTCGCAGTTACAGCAGCAGTGGCAGACCGTTTGCGAACGTCTGCCCGAGTCATTACCGGCGTCATCGTTAAGCGAGCAGGCCAGGAGCGTGCTCGCCTTCAGTGATTTTGTGCAGGAAAGTATCACCGCTAATCCGGACTGGCTGGCGGAGCTTGAAAATGCCCCCCCGCAGGCGGACGAGTGGCGGCAGTATGCCGGCTGGCTGCACACCGCGCTGGCGGAGGTAGCGGATGAAGCCTCGCTGATGCGCGTTCTGCGCCAGTTCCGCCGTCGGGTAATGGTACGCATTGCCTGGGCGCAGTCGCTGGCGCTGGTGAGCGAAGAGAGTACCTTGCAGCAGTTGAGTGAGCTGGCGCAAACGCTGATTGTCGCCGCGCGCGACTGGCTCTACGCCGCCTGCTGTAAAGAGTGGGGCACGCCGTGCAGTGAGGAAGGGGTTCCTCAGCCGCTGCTGATTCTGGGGATGGGCAAGCTGGGCGGCTGCGAGCTGAACTTCTCCTCCGATATCGACCTGATTTTTGCCTGGCCAGAGAACGGCTCCACGCGCGGCGGGCGTCGCGAGCTGGACAACGCCCAGTTCTTTACCCGCCTCGGCCAGCGCCTGATTAAGGCGCTGGACCAGCCGACGCAGGACGGCTTTGTCTACCGCGTGGACATGCGCCTGCGCCCGTTTGGCGACAGCGGCCCGCTGGTGCTGAGCTTTGCCGCGCTGGAGGATTATTACCAGGAGCAGGGGCGCGACTGGGAGCGTTACGCGATGGTTAAAGCGCGGATCATGGGCGACAGCGACGACGCCTACGCCAACGAGCTGCGCGCCATGCTGCGCCCGTTCGTGTTCCGTCGCTATATCGACTTCAGCGTGATTCAGTCCCTGCGCAATATGAAAGGGATGATTGCCCGCGAGGTGCGCCGTCGTGGGCTGAAGGACAACATTAAGCTCGGCGCGGGCGGCATCCGCGAAATCGAATTTATCGTCCAGGTCTTCCAGCTGATTCGCGGCGGGCGCGAGCCGTCGCTGCAGTCCCGCTCGCTGCTGCCGACGCTGAGCGCCATTGAGCAGCTGCACCTGCTGCCGGACGGCGACGCGCAAACCCTGCGCGAGGCCTATCTGTTCCTGCGTCGTCTGGAAAACCTGCTGCAAAGCATCAACGACGAACAGACCCAGACCCTGCCGGGCGATGACCTGAATCGGGCGCGTCTGGCCTGGGGGATGCGCGTGGAAAACTGGTCAACGCTGATCGAACGGCTGGACGAACACATGGCAGGCGTGCGCCGCATCTTTAACGATCTGATTGGCGACGACGAAAGTGAATCGCCGGACGATGCGATCTCCGAGCACTGGCGCGAGCTGTGGCAGGACGCGCTTCAGGAAGATGACACCACGCCGGTGCTGACGCACTTGACCGACGACGCGCGCCATCGCGTGGTGGCGCTGATCGCCGATTTCCGTCTTGAGCTGAACAAGCGCGCCATCGGCCCGCGCGGTCGGCAGGTGCTGGATCACCTGATGCCGCACCTGCTGAGCGAGGTCTGCTCGCGCGCGGATGCGCCGGTGCCGCTGTCGCGCATGATGCCGCTGCTGAGCGGGATTATCACCCGTACCACCTATCTTGAGCTGTTGAGCGAGTTCCCGGGGGCACTCAAGCACCTGATTTCCCTCTGTGCCGCCTCGCCGATGGTGGCCAACAAGCTGGCACGTTACCCGCTGCTGCTGGACGAGCTGCTCGATCCGAATACCCTCTATCAGCCGACGGCGACCGACGCCTACCGGGACGAGCTGCGCCAGTATCTGCTGCGCGTGCCGGAAGAGGACGAGGAGCAGCAGCTGGAGGCGCTGCGCCAGTTTAAGCAGGCCCAGATGCTGCGCGTGGCGGCCGCGGATATCGCCGGAACGCTGCCGGTGATGAAAGTGAGCGATCACTTAACCTGGCTCGCGGAAGCGATTATTGACGCGGTCGTGCAGCAGGCGTGGGTGCAGATGGTTGCCCGCTACGGCCAGCCGAAGCACCTGGCCGACCGAGAGGGGCGCGGCTTTGCGGTGGTCGGCTACGGCAAGCTCGGCGGCTGGGAGCTGGGATACAGCTCCGATCTGGATTTAATTTTCCTCCACGACTGCCCGGTTGACGTGATGACCGACGGCGAGCGCGAAATCGACGGTCGTCAGTTTTATCTTCGCCTTGCCCAGCGCATCATGCACCTGTTCAGCACCCGCACCTCGTCGGGCATTTTGTACGAAGTGGATGCGCGCCTGCGTCCGTCCGGCGCGGCGGGCATGCTGGTCACCTCGACGGAGTCCTTCGCCGACTACCAGAAGAGTGAAGCCTGGACGTGGGAGCATCAGGCGCTGGTGCGCGCCCGCGTGGTGTATGGCGATCCGCAGCTCAAAACGCAGTTCGATGCCATCCGTAAAGCGGTGATGACCACCGTGCGCGAGGGCAGCACGCTGCAAACGGAAGTGCGCGAAATGCGCGAGAAAATGCGCGCGCACCTGGGCAATAAGCATCGCGATCGCTTTGATATTAAAGCCGACGAGGGCGGCATTACCGATATTGAGTTCATTACCCAGTATCTGGTGCTGCTCCACGCGCACGACAAGCCGAAGCTGACGCGCTGGTCCGACAACGTGCGCATTCTGGAGCTGCTGGCGCAAAACGACATTATGGACGAGCAGGAGGCGCAGGCCTTAACCCGCGCCTACACCACGCTGCGCGACGAGCTTCATCACCTTGCGCTGCAGGAGCAGCCGGGCCACGTGGCGCTGGACCGTTTTGTCGCAGAGCGCGCCCAGGTAACGGCAAGCTGGCAGAAATGGCTGGTGGAGCCGTGCGTAACAAATCAAGTGTGA
- a CDS encoding inorganic triphosphatase yields the protein MAQEIELKFIVEKDSVDALRQHLHTLSGEHHAPVQLLNIYYETPDNWLRRHNMGLRIRGANGRYEMTMKIAGRVVGGLHQRPEYNIDINQPELELERFPADVWPEGGLPATLAEQVQPLFSTDFWREKWLVTEGKSRIEIALDLGDVKAGEYQEPICELELELLEGDANDVLKLARRLVNQSGLRQGSLSKAARGYHLAAGNAPRVLKEMTILHVAPKASVEQGLEAALELALSQWQYHEELWARNVKHAKTHVLAAIALVRHTLALFGGIVPRKASAHLRDLLTQTETLMLSDVSAQTAIYSPQAAAAKLALTEFLVTRGWRAFLDAKAEAKIAENFKRFADIHLSRHAAELKSTFAYPLGDKYGDQLPRLSRNIDSMLLLSGAYDGPRAQAWLENWQGLKHAIETRQHIEIEHFRNEAISQEPFWLHSGKR from the coding sequence ATGGCTCAGGAAATCGAATTAAAATTTATCGTCGAAAAAGACAGCGTTGACGCACTCCGCCAGCATCTGCATACGCTTTCCGGCGAACACCATGCACCGGTACAACTGCTTAATATCTATTACGAAACGCCGGACAACTGGCTGCGTCGCCACAATATGGGCCTGCGCATCCGTGGCGCGAACGGCCGCTACGAGATGACGATGAAAATTGCTGGCCGCGTGGTCGGCGGTTTACATCAGCGTCCGGAATACAATATCGACATCAACCAGCCAGAACTTGAGCTGGAACGTTTTCCGGCGGACGTCTGGCCGGAAGGTGGACTGCCTGCCACGCTGGCGGAACAGGTGCAGCCGCTGTTCAGCACCGATTTCTGGCGTGAGAAATGGCTGGTGACGGAAGGTAAAAGCCGTATCGAAATCGCCCTCGATCTGGGCGACGTGAAGGCGGGTGAGTACCAGGAGCCGATTTGCGAACTGGAGCTTGAGCTGCTGGAAGGGGACGCGAATGACGTGCTGAAGCTGGCGCGCAGGCTGGTGAATCAGTCCGGACTGCGTCAGGGAAGCCTGAGTAAAGCCGCGCGCGGTTACCATCTGGCCGCCGGAAATGCGCCGCGCGTCCTGAAAGAGATGACCATCCTGCACGTTGCGCCGAAAGCCAGCGTTGAGCAGGGTCTGGAAGCCGCGCTGGAGCTGGCGCTTTCGCAGTGGCAGTACCACGAAGAGCTGTGGGCGCGTAATGTGAAGCATGCCAAAACCCACGTGCTGGCGGCCATTGCACTGGTGCGCCATACCCTGGCGCTGTTCGGCGGTATCGTTCCTCGCAAAGCGAGCGCTCACTTACGTGATCTGCTGACGCAAACCGAAACGCTGATGCTCTCGGACGTCTCCGCGCAAACGGCGATCTACAGCCCGCAAGCCGCTGCCGCAAAACTGGCGCTAACCGAGTTTCTGGTCACGCGCGGCTGGCGCGCCTTCCTGGATGCGAAAGCAGAGGCCAAAATCGCGGAAAACTTTAAGCGTTTCGCGGACATTCATCTTTCCCGCCATGCTGCCGAGCTGAAGAGCACCTTTGCGTATCCGCTCGGCGATAAGTATGGCGATCAGCTGCCCCGCCTTTCGCGCAACATCGACAGCATGCTGCTCCTTTCCGGTGCCTACGACGGGCCACGGGCGCAGGCCTGGCTGGAAAACTGGCAGGGGCTGAAGCATGCCATTGAAACCCGCCAGCATATTGAGATTGAGCATTTCCGTAACGAGGCCATTTCGCAGGAGCCGTTCTGGCTGCACAGCGGAAAACGTTAA
- a CDS encoding TIGR04211 family SH3 domain-containing protein, with amino-acid sequence MLKLRLIGLTLLAFSAATAVHAEEKRYVSDELNTWVRSGPGDNYRLVGTVNAGEEVTLLQTNADTNYGQVRDSTGRTSWIPLKELSTVPSLRTRVPDLENQVKTLTDKLNNIDGTWNQRTAEMQQKVAQSDGVINGLKEENQKLKNELIVAQKKVNAANLQLDDKQRTIIMQWFMYGGGVLGVGLVLGLVLPHLIPSRKRKDRWMN; translated from the coding sequence ATGCTTAAATTACGCCTGATTGGACTTACTTTACTCGCTTTTAGCGCCGCAACCGCAGTGCACGCTGAAGAGAAGCGTTACGTTTCTGACGAACTGAACACCTGGGTACGCAGTGGCCCCGGAGATAATTATCGCCTCGTGGGCACGGTGAATGCCGGCGAGGAAGTCACCCTGTTACAGACCAATGCCGACACCAACTATGGTCAGGTTCGCGACAGCACCGGCCGTACGTCCTGGATCCCGCTGAAAGAGCTTAGCACCGTCCCTAGCCTGCGCACCCGCGTGCCGGATCTGGAAAATCAGGTGAAAACCCTGACCGACAAGCTGAACAACATCGACGGCACCTGGAACCAGCGCACCGCAGAAATGCAGCAGAAGGTAGCGCAGAGCGACGGCGTGATTAACGGCCTGAAGGAAGAGAACCAGAAGCTGAAAAACGAGCTGATTGTCGCGCAGAAGAAGGTGAATGCCGCCAATCTGCAGCTCGATGACAAACAGCGCACCATCATCATGCAGTGGTTTATGTATGGCGGCGGCGTGCTGGGCGTGGGTCTGGTGCTGGGTCTGGTCCTGCCGCATCTGATCCCAAGCCGTAAGCGTAAAGACCGCTGGATGAACTAA
- a CDS encoding multifunctional CCA addition/repair protein, translating to MKSYLVGGAVRDALLGLPVKDKDWVVVGATPEEMLDAGYQQVGRDFPVFLHPKSREEYALARTERKSGSGYTGFTCYAAPDVTLEQDLLRRDLTINALAQDENGQIVDAYGGQDDLRNRLLRHVSPAFSEDPLRVLRVARFAARYAHLSFRIADETMTLMTAMTEAGELEHLTPERVWKETENALTTRNPQVFFQVLRDCGALKVLFPEIDALFGVPAPAKWHPEIDTGVHTLMTLSMAAMLSPDLDVRFSTLCHDLGKGLTPKEFWPRHHGHGPAGVKLVEGLCQRLRVPNEIRDLAKLVAEFHDLIHTFPILKPATIVKLFDNIDAWRKPQRVEQIALTSEADVRGRTGFEACDYPQGRLLRKAWEVAKAVPTKDVVEAGFKGPEIREELTKRRIDAVAAWKEKHCPQPKD from the coding sequence GTGAAGAGTTATCTGGTCGGTGGTGCGGTTCGTGATGCGTTGTTAGGTCTGCCGGTCAAAGATAAAGACTGGGTGGTGGTGGGCGCCACCCCGGAAGAGATGCTCGACGCGGGCTACCAGCAGGTAGGCCGCGATTTTCCCGTATTTCTGCACCCGAAAAGCCGTGAAGAGTATGCCCTGGCGCGTACCGAGCGGAAATCCGGCTCGGGCTATACCGGCTTCACCTGCTATGCCGCGCCGGACGTCACGCTGGAGCAGGATCTGCTGCGTCGCGATCTCACCATCAACGCGCTGGCGCAGGACGAAAACGGCCAGATCGTTGACGCCTATGGCGGCCAGGACGATCTGCGCAACCGCCTTTTACGTCACGTCTCCCCCGCGTTTTCTGAAGATCCGCTCCGCGTGCTGCGCGTAGCCCGCTTTGCCGCGCGCTATGCCCATCTCAGCTTCCGTATTGCCGATGAGACAATGACGCTGATGACCGCCATGACCGAGGCGGGCGAGCTTGAACACCTGACCCCCGAGCGCGTCTGGAAAGAGACGGAAAATGCCCTCACCACGCGTAATCCGCAGGTCTTTTTCCAGGTGCTGCGCGACTGCGGCGCGCTGAAGGTGCTGTTCCCGGAAATCGACGCGCTGTTTGGCGTCCCTGCCCCGGCGAAATGGCACCCGGAAATTGATACCGGCGTGCATACGCTGATGACCCTGAGCATGGCGGCCATGCTCAGCCCTGACTTGGACGTGCGCTTTTCGACCCTGTGCCACGATCTCGGCAAAGGCTTAACCCCTAAAGAATTCTGGCCTCGCCACCACGGGCACGGCCCGGCAGGGGTGAAGCTGGTCGAGGGGCTGTGCCAGCGTCTGCGCGTGCCGAACGAAATCCGCGATCTGGCGAAACTGGTGGCCGAATTCCACGATCTGATCCACACCTTCCCCATCCTGAAACCGGCCACTATCGTGAAGCTGTTCGATAACATCGACGCCTGGCGCAAGCCCCAGCGCGTGGAGCAAATTGCGCTCACCAGCGAAGCGGACGTGCGCGGTCGGACCGGGTTTGAAGCGTGCGACTACCCGCAGGGACGTTTACTGCGTAAAGCCTGGGAGGTGGCAAAAGCGGTGCCGACGAAGGACGTTGTCGAGGCAGGGTTTAAAGGCCCGGAGATCCGCGAAGAGCTGACAAAACGGCGGATTGATGCCGTCGCGGCGTGGAAGGAAAAGCATTGCCCTCAGCCAAAAGACTGA
- the bacA gene encoding undecaprenyl-diphosphate phosphatase → MSDMHSLLVAAILGVVEGLTEFLPVSSTGHMIIVGHLLGFEGDTAKTFEVVIQLGSILAVVVMFWRRLFGLIGIHFGRPPQHEGAGKGRLSLIHILLGMIPAVVLGLVFHDAIKSLFNPINVMYALVVGGFLLIAAEVLKPKTPRAEGLDDMTYRQAFMIGCFQCLALWPGFSRSGATISGGMLMGVSRYAASEFSFLLAVPMMMGATVLDVYKSYHFLTAGDIPMFAVGFITAFIVALIAIKTFLQLIKRISFIPFAIYRFIVAAAVYVVFF, encoded by the coding sequence ATGAGCGATATGCACTCGCTGCTGGTGGCGGCAATACTGGGTGTGGTCGAAGGATTGACGGAGTTTTTACCGGTTTCCAGTACCGGCCATATGATTATCGTTGGCCATCTGCTGGGCTTTGAAGGCGATACCGCGAAAACGTTTGAAGTCGTGATCCAGCTGGGGTCCATTCTGGCGGTGGTGGTGATGTTCTGGCGCCGCCTGTTTGGCCTGATCGGCATTCACTTTGGCCGTCCGCCTCAGCACGAGGGGGCCGGTAAAGGCCGCCTGTCGCTGATCCATATTCTGCTCGGGATGATCCCGGCGGTGGTGCTGGGCCTGGTTTTCCACGACGCCATCAAATCGCTGTTTAATCCGATTAACGTGATGTATGCGCTGGTGGTCGGCGGCTTCCTGCTGATTGCCGCCGAAGTGCTGAAGCCAAAAACGCCGCGCGCGGAAGGGCTGGACGATATGACCTATCGTCAGGCGTTTATGATCGGCTGCTTCCAGTGTCTGGCACTGTGGCCGGGCTTCTCCCGTTCAGGCGCAACCATTTCCGGCGGGATGCTGATGGGCGTGAGCCGTTACGCCGCGTCAGAGTTCTCGTTCCTGCTGGCGGTGCCGATGATGATGGGCGCCACCGTGCTTGACGTCTATAAGAGCTATCACTTCCTGACGGCTGGCGACATTCCGATGTTCGCCGTCGGCTTCATCACCGCGTTTATCGTGGCGCTGATTGCCATCAAAACCTTCCTGCAGCTGATTAAGCGCATCTCGTTTATTCCGTTCGCGATCTATCGTTTTATCGTGGCGGCTGCGGTATACGTGGTCTTCTTCTGA
- the folB gene encoding bifunctional dihydroneopterin aldolase/7,8-dihydroneopterin epimerase, whose translation MDIVFIEQLSVITTIGVYDWEQTIEQKLVFDIEMGWDNRKSAKSDDVNDCLSYADISETVIGHVEGQRFALVERVAEEVAELLLKKFNSPWVRIKLSKPGAVARAANVGVIIERGTNLKGKI comes from the coding sequence ATGGATATTGTATTTATAGAGCAACTTTCGGTAATCACCACTATTGGTGTTTACGACTGGGAACAGACCATCGAGCAGAAGCTGGTGTTCGATATCGAAATGGGGTGGGATAACCGCAAATCGGCAAAAAGCGATGACGTGAACGACTGTCTGAGCTATGCCGACATCAGCGAAACGGTCATCGGCCATGTGGAAGGGCAGCGTTTTGCGCTGGTGGAGCGGGTGGCGGAAGAGGTCGCAGAATTGCTGCTGAAAAAATTCAACTCACCGTGGGTGCGCATCAAGCTGAGCAAGCCTGGCGCGGTGGCGCGCGCCGCCAACGTGGGGGTCATCATCGAGCGTGGCACAAATCTGAAAGGAAAGATTTAA
- the plsY gene encoding glycerol-3-phosphate 1-O-acyltransferase PlsY: MSAIAPGMILLAYLCGSISSAILVCRIAGLPDPRESGSGNPGATNVLRIGGKGAAVAVLIFDVLKGMLPVWGAYALGVTPFWLGLIAIAACVGHIWPVFFGFKGGKGVATAFGAIAPIGWDLTGVMAGTWLLTILLSGYSSLGAIVSALIAPFYVWWFKPQFTFPVSMLSCLILLRHHDNIQRLWRRQETKIWTKLKRKKKDAP; encoded by the coding sequence ATGAGTGCAATCGCGCCTGGAATGATCCTCCTCGCCTATCTTTGCGGCTCAATCTCCAGCGCCATTCTGGTCTGCCGCATTGCCGGGTTACCTGACCCGCGTGAAAGCGGTTCCGGGAATCCGGGAGCGACCAACGTACTACGAATTGGCGGCAAGGGAGCAGCCGTAGCGGTTTTGATTTTTGATGTTCTGAAAGGAATGCTGCCCGTCTGGGGTGCCTATGCGCTGGGCGTCACGCCGTTCTGGCTGGGGCTGATTGCGATCGCCGCCTGCGTCGGGCACATCTGGCCCGTATTCTTCGGTTTTAAAGGCGGCAAAGGCGTTGCAACCGCATTTGGCGCCATTGCGCCCATCGGCTGGGACTTAACCGGCGTGATGGCCGGAACCTGGCTACTGACCATTTTGCTGAGCGGCTATTCGTCGCTGGGCGCTATCGTCAGCGCGCTCATCGCCCCGTTTTACGTCTGGTGGTTCAAGCCGCAGTTCACCTTCCCGGTGTCGATGCTCTCCTGCCTTATCCTGCTGCGCCATCACGACAATATTCAGCGCCTGTGGCGTCGTCAGGAGACCAAAATCTGGACGAAGCTCAAGAGGAAGAAAAAAGACGCTCCGTAA
- a CDS encoding MFS transporter, with product MAEITETTPLSTAGKRPDGDIQWVRSASDVSRLVNDGSQGRANARIVVGIALGGIFLDAYDLGALAFGIKDITREFNLTPAGTGMVASAITFGAIVGALLGGYLTDKIGRYRVFMADMVFFVVAAIACALAPNEYVLAGARFVMGLGVGIDLPVAMAFLSEFARLKGPGNKASSVAMWCPTWYAAISVSYLLVLFFYAVLPASHSDWLWRLILGFGAVPALVIIAIRSRYMSESPVWAANQGNLKEAASILRHSYNINAHVPQDALGQPASVVNKAKWSNYLNLFRGIYLRRTTLATLLSVVSSFAYNAVAFGLPAIVSSFFVQSMLATILISLALNLLFAFVGGLLAVRYVPRFGAWRMSLAGYACQLVALLGLALIGRPEGTAEGALAVAMLALFLFGQGFGPGAHTMTFASLSYPTSLRGVGVGLNQTLMRSSSTLSLFLFPLLVASLDTAVFWVIALAPFIGLASLLAIRWEPSGYDVDAEDYR from the coding sequence ATGGCAGAGATCACAGAAACAACTCCCCTTTCAACGGCAGGAAAACGCCCCGACGGCGACATCCAGTGGGTGCGCAGCGCATCGGATGTATCACGCCTCGTTAATGACGGTTCTCAGGGCCGGGCAAACGCCCGTATCGTGGTCGGTATCGCGCTGGGCGGGATATTCCTCGATGCCTACGATCTGGGCGCGCTGGCGTTCGGCATTAAAGACATTACTCGCGAATTTAACCTGACGCCCGCCGGTACCGGTATGGTGGCCTCGGCGATTACCTTTGGTGCCATTGTCGGGGCGCTGCTCGGCGGTTACCTCACGGATAAAATCGGGCGCTACCGCGTTTTTATGGCTGATATGGTGTTCTTCGTGGTAGCGGCCATCGCCTGTGCGCTGGCCCCGAACGAATATGTGCTGGCGGGTGCCCGTTTTGTGATGGGGCTTGGGGTCGGGATCGACCTTCCCGTCGCGATGGCGTTTTTAAGCGAGTTCGCCAGGCTGAAAGGCCCCGGAAACAAGGCCTCCAGCGTCGCGATGTGGTGCCCCACCTGGTATGCCGCCATCAGCGTCTCCTACCTGCTGGTGCTTTTCTTCTACGCCGTGCTGCCGGCAAGCCACAGCGACTGGCTGTGGCGTTTGATTCTCGGCTTTGGCGCGGTGCCCGCGCTGGTCATCATCGCCATCCGCAGCCGCTATATGAGCGAATCGCCGGTCTGGGCGGCGAATCAGGGTAACCTGAAAGAGGCGGCGTCCATTTTACGCCACTCCTATAACATCAATGCCCACGTGCCGCAGGATGCGCTCGGCCAGCCAGCCTCTGTGGTGAATAAAGCGAAATGGTCAAACTATTTGAACCTGTTTCGTGGCATTTATCTAAGGCGCACCACGCTCGCCACGCTGCTGTCCGTCGTCTCCTCGTTTGCCTATAACGCCGTGGCGTTTGGTCTGCCGGCGATCGTCTCCAGCTTCTTTGTCCAGTCGATGCTCGCCACCATCCTGATTTCTCTGGCGCTTAACCTGCTGTTTGCCTTCGTCGGCGGGCTGCTGGCGGTACGCTACGTGCCGCGCTTCGGCGCATGGCGAATGTCGCTTGCGGGATATGCCTGCCAGCTTGTCGCGCTGCTGGGCCTGGCGCTGATTGGCCGACCGGAAGGCACCGCTGAAGGCGCGCTCGCCGTCGCGATGCTGGCGCTTTTCCTGTTTGGTCAGGGCTTTGGCCCGGGCGCGCATACCATGACGTTTGCCTCGCTGAGCTACCCGACCTCGCTGCGCGGCGTGGGCGTGGGTCTCAACCAGACGCTGATGCGCAGCAGTTCCACGCTGTCGCTGTTCCTGTTCCCGCTGCTGGTCGCGTCGCTCGACACCGCCGTATTCTGGGTGATTGCGCTGGCGCCGTTTATCGGCCTGGCGTCGCTGCTGGCGATCCGCTGGGAGCCGTCCGGATATGACGTAGATGCGGAGGACTATCGGTAA
- a CDS encoding MarR family winged helix-turn-helix transcriptional regulator: protein MKENKTLDDLLCFSLYSVTNAFVRQYRPLLQEMDLTYPQFVVLMALYEKDNIPLRELSDKTFFDSGTLTPLVQKLEAKGFLKRVAVVGDERMKNVVLTEKANALKKQVMALPDQIRCSMRMNDEELEMLKRLSRTLLDDF from the coding sequence ATGAAAGAAAACAAAACGCTAGACGATTTACTTTGCTTCTCGCTGTACTCGGTCACCAATGCGTTCGTTCGCCAGTATCGTCCCTTACTGCAGGAGATGGATCTGACCTACCCGCAGTTCGTTGTTTTGATGGCGCTTTATGAGAAAGACAACATCCCGCTTCGCGAGCTCAGCGATAAGACGTTTTTTGATTCGGGCACGTTGACCCCGCTGGTTCAAAAGCTTGAGGCGAAAGGATTTCTCAAACGGGTCGCGGTTGTGGGGGATGAAAGAATGAAAAATGTCGTCCTGACAGAAAAGGCTAACGCTCTGAAAAAACAGGTGATGGCGCTGCCGGACCAGATTCGCTGCAGCATGCGGATGAATGATGAAGAGCTCGAGATGTTAAAAAGACTCTCCCGAACGCTGCTGGACGATTTCTAA